The following are encoded together in the Wolbachia endosymbiont (group E) of Neria commutata genome:
- a CDS encoding NAD-glutamate dehydrogenase: MCVDYNVDTESLFKLVDQENHQEKEKIKKFTKYFYNFIYNSDLKVNDKSLLYIVKDAYDFVSKKERGESKLVVSNVNNISGIEGNFTTVRITNDDMPFLVDSVIATIKSHSLTICYYSNSIINIKRKGGLIDDICPLEENGGVKESVIYVIIKGISDSFVDTLKESLQKTLSAVNCTVKDWHLMLQKLDEVSLSVIPDGMKPDRNQEQKDFLNWLKNNNFVFLGYQECAANKDGKIVPNNKENLGLMRASEGYQNASISSNDLSSLYIFRSDLISIVHRRTYMNCIGIKEFDSQGTLIKEKRFFGLFTSVAEVQDIRTIPIIKGKVQTIEKRAGFVIGGHNNKALISILQVFSCDELFQSNEDELFKICISVMSLAIKPRVKLFLRSVGAFISCIVLIPMRYASARLMFKIRDILKDEIDAESSEIYNHHIINEYDLMKLHIVLKASSSEILDSEALRIENKLRNITEKWEDRFIDNLYNTFSTVEDIFIRYCNAFPISYQESFEPHDAYYDIKKLEIVRKKKISEVDLRLTKDNLHYQLKVYTPNNGGLELSQILKITKNLGAKILSHNSYYIEINGGIWIHHFVLSRVDELINNITLKEQFEITLAKVFTKEIRNDYFNSLIILAGLKWKEVLLVRTLSAYLKQTSFSYNQEYIQKVVSEYPKIVKYLIQLFRSRFNPTIDVDRAETTEIFKEKIEELLKEISNVSHDYVLRSMFNLIMAILRTSYYQEDKHYLSIKFDSNKINYLPEPRPYRELYVYSNFFEGIHLRGGKLARGGLRWSDRTEDFRTEVLGLMKAQMTKNAVIVPVGAKGGFIIKQVYKDKNTLREKGVECYKDFIRGMLDITDNVVDGKVIPPENVIRYDEDDPYLVVAADKGTASFSDYANQIAAEYNFWLGDAFASGGSAGYDHKKMGITARGAWIAAQRHFWKMNKDIYQDVTAIGIGDMAGDLFGNGMLLSKNIHLIGAFNHMHIFVDPNPSAEKSFVERKRLFELPFSTWMDYSKDLISQGGGVFERSSKSISISQEMKQSFGIKEDTLSPSSLIKYLLKAEVDFIWNGGIGTFVKAKSESHGMVGDKANDELRVDGKDIRASMFIEGGNLGCTQLGRIEYAERGGYINADFVDNSAGVICSDLEVNIKIAFVSAMKENGLSLEKRNEILASMVDEVASKVLEDHNRIETKALLLECLQAKERLEQHYRLILNLEKPGLLNRGIEFLPNDEEIAKMLAEPIGLNSPQLSVLMSYARTSIKNEIIHSDIPEKDFSSEVYLLSYFPQKMISKFKDYILKHQLSREIISTCIANDIVNRMGCIFINNLVENAGISMNEAVSIYIVINRLYDLDTLWNEIDELDGKIDIDSYLEIVKNVQKFIGRVSFWLARNFDKFGFIKLSDVIKFHDVIETLGKNLTGILDERLLKTYDCKLNSLLRLKINEALARKVANLCILTYALDVISISEQTSTPILDVGKIYFELKSLLKFDLIREIAIKMKGSSSYWDRSLINDSLDDLSNYHHKLTVKVIKSTDNTKDNVKVWVYNDKDYIERYSSFLDEMVASKLDLSKLIFIIRRIKVLAS, from the coding sequence ATGTGTGTAGATTATAATGTTGACACTGAGTCTTTATTTAAGCTAGTTGATCAAGAAAATCATCAAGAAAAAGAAAAGATTAAGAAGTTTACTAAATATTTTTATAATTTTATTTATAATAGTGACCTAAAGGTAAATGATAAATCCCTTTTATACATTGTAAAAGATGCATACGACTTTGTTTCTAAAAAGGAAAGAGGCGAAAGTAAACTAGTAGTAAGTAATGTAAATAATATATCGGGAATAGAAGGCAATTTTACTACGGTTAGAATAACAAATGATGACATGCCATTCTTGGTTGACTCTGTGATTGCCACTATTAAATCACACAGTTTAACGATATGTTATTATAGTAACAGCATAATCAATATTAAAAGAAAAGGCGGCTTAATTGATGATATTTGCCCATTGGAAGAAAATGGCGGTGTAAAAGAGTCAGTTATATATGTAATAATTAAGGGCATAAGTGACAGTTTTGTTGATACTCTAAAAGAATCTCTACAAAAAACCCTGAGTGCAGTAAATTGCACTGTTAAGGACTGGCACTTAATGCTGCAAAAGCTTGATGAAGTAAGTCTTTCTGTCATCCCAGATGGAATGAAACCAGACCGAAATCAGGAGCAAAAAGACTTTCTAAATTGGTTAAAGAATAACAATTTTGTATTTTTGGGCTATCAAGAATGCGCTGCAAACAAGGATGGGAAGATAGTTCCAAATAATAAAGAGAACCTTGGTTTGATGAGAGCAAGCGAAGGGTATCAAAATGCATCGATCTCATCTAATGATCTAAGTTCTTTGTATATATTTAGATCAGATCTAATTTCGATAGTTCATCGACGTACGTATATGAATTGTATAGGGATAAAAGAATTTGATAGTCAAGGGACGTTGATAAAGGAAAAACGTTTTTTTGGATTATTTACTTCTGTAGCTGAAGTTCAAGATATTAGAACAATTCCAATAATTAAAGGTAAAGTTCAAACAATAGAAAAAAGGGCTGGGTTTGTAATAGGGGGCCACAACAATAAAGCTTTGATTTCTATTTTACAAGTGTTCTCTTGTGATGAACTATTCCAATCTAATGAAGATGAGTTATTTAAGATTTGTATCTCAGTCATGTCTCTTGCAATCAAGCCAAGAGTCAAGTTGTTTTTAAGAAGTGTAGGAGCATTTATTAGCTGCATAGTGTTAATCCCAATGCGTTATGCTAGTGCTAGGTTAATGTTTAAAATACGTGATATATTAAAGGATGAAATCGATGCTGAAAGTTCAGAGATTTATAATCATCATATTATCAATGAGTATGATTTAATGAAGCTGCATATTGTACTCAAAGCTAGCAGTTCAGAAATTCTGGATAGTGAAGCTTTACGTATAGAAAATAAGCTGAGAAATATTACAGAGAAGTGGGAAGACCGTTTTATAGACAATTTATATAATACTTTTAGCACTGTTGAGGATATATTCATACGCTATTGCAATGCGTTTCCAATAAGTTATCAAGAGAGCTTCGAGCCTCATGATGCATATTACGATATAAAAAAATTGGAGATAGTGAGAAAGAAAAAAATTAGCGAAGTGGATCTAAGGCTTACTAAGGACAACCTTCATTACCAGCTGAAGGTTTATACCCCAAATAACGGTGGTCTTGAATTATCACAAATATTGAAAATCACTAAGAATTTGGGAGCAAAGATCCTATCACATAACAGCTATTACATAGAGATTAATGGTGGAATATGGATACATCATTTTGTGCTATCGAGAGTCGATGAATTAATAAACAATATTACCTTAAAAGAGCAATTTGAAATAACACTTGCAAAAGTGTTTACGAAGGAAATTAGAAATGACTATTTCAATAGTCTAATTATTTTAGCTGGGTTGAAATGGAAAGAAGTTCTATTAGTTAGGACTCTCAGCGCTTATTTAAAACAGACGTCGTTTAGTTATAATCAAGAATACATCCAGAAGGTAGTTTCAGAATATCCGAAAATAGTAAAGTATCTGATACAGCTATTTCGTTCAAGATTTAATCCAACTATAGATGTTGATAGAGCAGAGACTACAGAGATTTTTAAAGAAAAAATTGAGGAACTTCTAAAAGAGATTAGTAATGTTTCGCATGATTATGTTTTGCGTTCAATGTTCAATTTAATAATGGCTATTTTGAGAACCAGTTATTATCAAGAGGATAAGCATTATCTCTCTATAAAATTTGACTCAAATAAAATCAATTATTTGCCAGAACCTCGTCCATACCGCGAGCTATATGTATACTCAAACTTCTTTGAGGGAATACATTTAAGAGGTGGAAAATTGGCACGCGGTGGATTAAGGTGGTCAGATAGAACAGAAGATTTTCGCACAGAAGTGTTGGGGCTCATGAAAGCTCAGATGACAAAAAATGCGGTTATTGTACCTGTTGGCGCAAAAGGCGGGTTTATAATAAAGCAAGTTTATAAAGATAAAAACACTTTAAGAGAGAAAGGTGTTGAGTGCTATAAGGATTTTATCAGAGGTATGCTCGATATTACTGATAATGTAGTTGATGGTAAAGTAATTCCGCCAGAGAATGTCATTAGGTATGACGAAGACGATCCATATTTAGTGGTTGCAGCAGATAAAGGAACTGCTTCGTTCTCTGATTATGCTAATCAAATAGCGGCTGAGTATAATTTTTGGCTTGGTGATGCATTTGCATCTGGTGGGTCAGCTGGATATGACCATAAGAAAATGGGTATCACAGCTAGAGGTGCTTGGATTGCTGCACAGAGGCATTTTTGGAAGATGAATAAGGATATTTACCAAGATGTGACTGCCATAGGAATAGGAGATATGGCGGGCGATCTGTTTGGAAACGGCATGTTGCTTTCAAAAAACATACATTTAATTGGTGCGTTTAATCATATGCACATTTTCGTTGATCCAAATCCTAGTGCAGAAAAGAGTTTTGTGGAACGCAAGCGTCTTTTTGAGTTACCATTTTCGACCTGGATGGACTACAGCAAAGATCTGATTTCTCAGGGTGGTGGAGTGTTTGAGCGTAGTAGCAAGTCCATAAGCATTTCCCAAGAAATGAAGCAGTCTTTTGGTATAAAAGAAGATACCTTATCTCCAAGCAGCTTAATAAAATATTTATTGAAAGCAGAAGTAGACTTTATATGGAATGGAGGAATTGGAACATTTGTCAAGGCAAAGAGTGAAAGTCATGGCATGGTTGGTGACAAAGCAAACGATGAATTAAGGGTAGATGGTAAGGATATTAGAGCATCTATGTTTATAGAAGGAGGAAATCTCGGTTGCACTCAGCTTGGAAGGATAGAATACGCTGAAAGAGGTGGATATATTAATGCAGATTTTGTTGATAATTCAGCTGGTGTTATATGCTCCGATTTAGAAGTGAATATTAAGATCGCATTTGTTTCGGCTATGAAGGAAAATGGTCTTTCTTTAGAAAAAAGAAATGAAATACTTGCCAGCATGGTCGATGAAGTTGCATCCAAGGTGCTTGAAGATCATAATAGGATTGAAACAAAAGCATTGCTTCTTGAGTGTTTGCAAGCTAAAGAGAGATTGGAGCAGCATTATAGATTAATTCTTAATCTTGAAAAACCTGGACTTCTAAATCGTGGTATAGAGTTTCTTCCAAATGATGAAGAAATAGCAAAAATGCTAGCCGAGCCAATAGGTTTAAATTCTCCTCAACTTTCTGTTTTGATGTCTTATGCTAGAACAAGTATAAAAAATGAGATTATACATTCTGATATACCAGAAAAAGACTTTTCATCTGAGGTGTATTTGTTAAGTTATTTTCCTCAAAAAATGATTAGTAAATTTAAAGACTACATATTAAAGCATCAGCTTAGTAGAGAAATTATTTCTACTTGTATTGCGAATGATATTGTAAATAGGATGGGGTGTATATTCATCAATAATTTGGTTGAGAATGCTGGAATTAGCATGAATGAAGCAGTTAGTATATATATTGTGATAAATCGCTTATATGATCTGGATACTCTATGGAACGAAATTGATGAGTTAGATGGAAAGATAGACATTGATTCATATTTGGAGATAGTGAAAAACGTACAAAAATTTATTGGTAGAGTGTCGTTTTGGCTAGCGAGAAATTTTGATAAATTTGGTTTTATAAAGCTAAGTGATGTCATAAAGTTCCATGATGTAATTGAAACTTTAGGTAAGAATTTGACTGGAATTTTAGACGAACGGTTGTTGAAAACTTACGATTGTAAACTAAATTCTTTATTGAGACTTAAAATAAATGAAGCTCTGGCAAGAAAAGTTGCTAACTTGTGTATTCTTACTTATGCACTGGACGTCATATCTATTTCTGAACAAACGTCTACACCTATACTCGATGTTGGTAAAATATATTTTGAATTAAAATCATTGTTGAAATTTGATCTCATCAGAGAAATTGCTATTAAAATGAAGGGTAGCTCTTCTTATTGGGACCGCAGCTTAATTAATGATTCGTTGGATGATTTAAGTAACTACCATCACAAGTTAACTGTTAAAGTTATAAAATCTACTGATAACACCAAGGATAATGTAAAAGTTTGGGTTTATAACGACAAAGATTACATAGAACGTTATAGTAGTTTTTTAGATGAGATGGTTGCTTCTAAACTTGATTTAAGTAAATTAATATTTATAATCAGGAGAATTAAAGTGCTAGCTTCATAG
- a CDS encoding IS630 transposase-related protein, whose translation MVYSVDLREKAVSLVKKGKPKEEVAELLEIGIATLYRWLKKKAAGESLKPAKMSGFIRKIDPKMLKEYVKKHPDQTLMEMKQNLGFGINSIWYRLKQLKITRKKRPRFTESGTTKIGKNLSKKLPK comes from the coding sequence ATGGTATACAGTGTTGATTTAAGAGAGAAAGCAGTATCTTTGGTTAAAAAAGGAAAGCCAAAGGAAGAGGTTGCAGAACTTTTGGAGATAGGAATAGCAACGTTATACAGATGGCTAAAAAAGAAGGCTGCAGGTGAGAGCTTAAAACCAGCAAAAATGAGTGGTTTTATAAGAAAAATAGATCCAAAAATGCTGAAAGAGTATGTTAAAAAACACCCAGATCAGACGCTAATGGAGATGAAACAAAACCTAGGATTTGGGATAAATTCGATCTGGTATAGGCTGAAGCAGTTAAAAATCACAAGAAAAAAAAGACCACGCTTTACCGAGAGCGGAACCACGAAGATAGGCAAAAATTTGTCGAAAAAGTTGCCAAAATAG
- a CDS encoding transposase, with protein MDNAAFHKTAKTRELIESIGCYLLYLPTYSPDLNPIEHCWHTIKSWLRTRMHQQDNLHLLVGKAIMEVYHLY; from the coding sequence ATGGATAATGCTGCTTTTCATAAAACCGCTAAAACAAGGGAATTAATAGAATCTATAGGTTGCTATTTGCTCTATCTTCCTACGTACTCACCAGATCTGAATCCAATTGAGCATTGCTGGCATACGATTAAAAGCTGGCTCAGGACTCGCATGCATCAGCAGGATAATCTACACCTTTTGGTTGGTAAGGCGATTATGGAAGTTTATCACTTGTATTAG